The window CGATGCGGTGGGCGCGGTCGAAGGAGGCGCCGCGGCCGATGCGTTCGGCGGTGGCCCGGCCGGTGGCGTGGATCCGCTCGAAGAGGTAGGGGACGCCGACGAGGAAGGTGGGGCGGAACTTCTTGAGGGCGGGCCGCAGTTCGGCGGGCTTGATGCTCGGGCAGTGGCCGATCTCGATGCGGGCCATCAGGCAGGCGATCTGGATCGCGCGGCCGAGGATGTGGGCCAGGGGGAGGAAGAGGAGGGTCGAGGCGGCCTGGCCGGTGATCTCCTTGAAGATCGGGTGGAGGAGTTCGACCGTGTTGGCGGCCTCCGCGTGGAGGTTGGCGTGGGTGAGGACGCAGCCCTTGGGACGGCCGGTGGTGCCGGAGGTGTAGCAGATGGTGGCGGCCGTGTCCGGGGTGAGGGCGGCGCGACGCTTGGTGACCTCGTCGTCGGGGACGCCCCGGCCCAGGTCGGCGAGGTGCGAGAGCGCCTCCCGGTCGATCTGCCAGACGTGCGGGGGCTGGGAGTGGCGGGCGGTGGCGGTGGCGACGGCCTCCGCGTTCCCGGCGGTCTCCGCGACCACGAAACGGGAGCCGGAATCGCGGACGATCCACTCGATCTGCTCGGGCGAGGACGTGGCGTAGATGGGCACGGACTGGCCGCCGGCCGCCCAGACGGCGAAGTCGAGGACCGTCCACTCGTAGCGGGTGCGGGACATCAGCGCGACGCGGCCGCCCGGTTCGAGGCCGGCGGCGATCAGCCCCTTGGCGGTCTCGGTGACCTCGCGGGCGAAGGCGGCGGCGGTCACCGGGTGGTAGGTGCCGTGGTGGTCGGCGCGGCGCAGGACCACAGCGCCGGGCGCCTCGGTGGCGTTGACGAAGGGGAGGTCGGCGATGCTGCCGCCGGTCGGGCGGGGCGCGAGGGCGGGTGTGCGCGCCTCGCGGACGACACCCCGCGCGTCCCTGACGACCTCGACCTTCGCGCGGTCGGACAGGCCGCCGCGCTGTTTCGCCCGGTTCAAGTCCCTGTGTACG is drawn from Streptomyces bottropensis ATCC 25435 and contains these coding sequences:
- a CDS encoding AMP-dependent synthetase/ligase, which encodes MGVHRDLNRAKQRGGLSDRAKVEVVRDARGVVREARTPALAPRPTGGSIADLPFVNATEAPGAVVLRRADHHGTYHPVTAAAFAREVTETAKGLIAAGLEPGGRVALMSRTRYEWTVLDFAVWAAGGQSVPIYATSSPEQIEWIVRDSGSRFVVAETAGNAEAVATATARHSQPPHVWQIDREALSHLADLGRGVPDDEVTKRRAALTPDTAATICYTSGTTGRPKGCVLTHANLHAEAANTVELLHPIFKEITGQAASTLLFLPLAHILGRAIQIACLMARIEIGHCPSIKPAELRPALKKFRPTFLVGVPYLFERIHATGRATAERIGRGASFDRAHRIGVRFAKAYLDRFLDRGPGPTPGLYAAWALYDLLVYRRIRRELGGRMRYAISGGSPLDRDLNLFFYAAGVIVYEGYGLTETTAAATIVPPLKPRPGTVGRPVPGTAVRIADDGEVLIKGGIVFGTYWNDPVATDAALTDDWFATGDLGALDEDGYLTITGRKKDILVTSGGKNVSPAVLEDRLRSRPPVGQCMVVGDNRPFVAALITLDPEDVTHWLHVRGMSPDTPLSEIVADPRMRADVQQAVDYANQAVSRAESIREFKVVEGGFNEENGLLTPSMKIKRHAVGAAYAAAIESLYAKK